A single region of the Stenotrophomonas sp. Marseille-Q4652 genome encodes:
- the hrpB gene encoding ATP-dependent helicase HrpB, which yields MKTADFPINALLPAIVDSLAKHPRLVLEAPPGAGKTTQVPLALLDAPWLAGQKILMLEPRRVAARSAAQFMARQLGEQVGDTVGYRIRFENRVGPSTRVEVVTEGILTRLLQDDPLLDGVGAILFDEFHERHLSADLGLALALDVQGGLREDLRIVVMSATLDGERLARWLDAPRLSSEGRSYPVQISHFPARRDEALEAQARRAIEQALAGHPGDVLVFLPGQREISRVQAALEPVLAGDVAALPLHGELPVEQQSRVLQPDPDGRRRVVLATNVAESSVTLPGVRVVIDAGLAREPRYDPNSGFSRLDVVPISQASADQRAGRAGRVAEGWAWRLWPQSQRLESQRRAGISQVELASLALELAAWGSEELRFVDPPPAGAMAAARELLQRLGALDAQAAITPAGRRMAGLGTHPRLAAMLLAAPDPRGQALAADLAALVEARDPLRQGGDALAARWRALAAFRAGRVPHDASRGALAAIDAAAKQWRRRLRCEVAPPSDIDAHELGDLLAHAFPDRIASRHPTDPLRYLLANGRSARLFESSDLRGEPWLVASELRFEARDALLLRAAPVDEARLRADFPQRFVQQDVVRWDADRRALVARRESSFDRIVLDSRPAGRVDPAQAAVALTEAVRELGLDALPWTDNLRQWRWRAMSLRHWMPELELPDLSDAALLATLQDWLRPAFAGKTRLDALGEDELGEALKSRLPWDKRQLVDRHAPVRIEVPSGMDRRIDYILDDDGVTPRPPVLAVKLQELFGLADTPRIADGRVPLLLHLLSPGGKPLQVTGDLRNFWQNTYAEVKKEMKGRYPRHPWPDDPWSATATHRAKPRGT from the coding sequence ATGAAGACCGCTGATTTCCCGATCAATGCCCTGCTGCCGGCCATCGTCGACAGCCTGGCCAAGCATCCGCGCCTGGTGCTGGAAGCCCCGCCCGGCGCCGGCAAGACCACCCAGGTGCCGCTGGCCCTGCTTGATGCGCCGTGGCTGGCGGGCCAGAAGATCCTGATGCTGGAGCCGCGCCGTGTCGCCGCGCGCAGCGCCGCGCAGTTCATGGCGCGCCAGCTGGGCGAACAGGTGGGCGACACGGTCGGCTACCGCATCCGCTTCGAGAACAGGGTCGGCCCTTCCACCCGCGTGGAAGTGGTCACCGAGGGAATCCTCACCCGCCTGCTGCAGGACGACCCGCTGCTGGACGGCGTGGGCGCGATCCTGTTCGACGAGTTCCACGAGCGCCACCTCTCCGCCGACCTCGGCCTTGCGCTGGCGCTGGACGTGCAGGGCGGCCTGCGCGAGGACCTGCGCATCGTGGTGATGTCGGCCACGCTCGACGGCGAGCGGCTTGCGCGCTGGCTGGATGCGCCGCGCCTGTCCAGCGAAGGCCGCAGTTATCCCGTCCAGATCAGCCACTTTCCGGCGCGCCGCGACGAGGCGCTGGAAGCGCAGGCGCGGCGCGCGATCGAGCAGGCGCTGGCCGGACATCCCGGCGACGTGCTGGTGTTCCTGCCCGGCCAGCGCGAGATCAGCCGCGTGCAGGCCGCGCTGGAGCCGGTGCTCGCAGGCGACGTGGCCGCGCTGCCACTGCACGGCGAGCTGCCGGTGGAGCAGCAGTCGCGGGTATTGCAGCCCGATCCCGACGGCCGTCGCCGCGTGGTGCTGGCCACCAACGTGGCCGAATCCTCGGTCACCCTGCCCGGCGTGCGCGTGGTGATCGATGCCGGGCTGGCCCGCGAGCCGCGCTACGACCCCAACAGCGGTTTCTCGCGGCTGGACGTGGTGCCGATCTCGCAGGCCTCGGCCGACCAGCGCGCGGGCCGCGCCGGCCGCGTTGCCGAGGGCTGGGCATGGCGGCTGTGGCCGCAGTCGCAGCGCCTGGAATCGCAGCGCCGCGCCGGGATCTCGCAGGTCGAGCTGGCCTCGCTGGCGCTGGAACTGGCGGCCTGGGGCAGCGAGGAACTGCGTTTCGTCGATCCGCCGCCGGCCGGCGCGATGGCCGCCGCGCGCGAACTGCTGCAGCGTCTTGGCGCGCTGGATGCGCAGGCGGCGATCACGCCGGCGGGCCGGCGCATGGCCGGCCTCGGCACCCATCCGCGGCTGGCGGCAATGCTGCTGGCCGCGCCGGATCCGCGTGGACAGGCATTGGCGGCTGATCTGGCCGCACTGGTCGAAGCACGCGACCCGCTGCGCCAGGGCGGCGATGCTCTGGCCGCACGCTGGCGGGCGCTGGCGGCATTCCGCGCGGGCCGCGTGCCGCACGACGCCAGCCGTGGCGCGCTGGCGGCGATCGACGCGGCGGCAAAGCAGTGGCGACGCCGGTTGCGCTGCGAGGTGGCACCGCCCTCCGATATCGACGCGCACGAGCTGGGCGACCTGCTTGCCCACGCCTTCCCCGACCGCATCGCCAGCCGACATCCCACCGATCCGCTGCGCTACCTGCTGGCCAATGGCCGCAGCGCGCGGCTATTCGAGAGCAGCGACCTGCGCGGTGAGCCGTGGCTGGTCGCCAGCGAGCTGCGCTTCGAAGCCCGTGATGCGCTGCTGCTGCGCGCGGCGCCGGTGGACGAGGCGCGCCTGCGCGCCGACTTCCCGCAGCGTTTCGTGCAGCAGGACGTGGTGCGCTGGGATGCGGACAGGCGCGCCCTGGTGGCGCGGCGCGAGTCGAGCTTCGACCGCATCGTGCTCGACAGCCGGCCTGCCGGCCGCGTCGATCCGGCGCAGGCCGCCGTCGCGCTGACCGAGGCCGTACGCGAACTGGGACTGGATGCACTGCCGTGGACCGACAACCTGCGCCAGTGGCGCTGGCGGGCGATGTCGCTGCGCCACTGGATGCCGGAGCTGGAACTGCCCGACCTGTCCGATGCCGCGCTGCTGGCCACGCTGCAGGACTGGCTGCGCCCGGCCTTCGCCGGCAAGACCCGGCTCGATGCCCTTGGCGAGGACGAACTGGGTGAGGCACTGAAGTCACGGCTGCCGTGGGACAAGCGGCAGCTGGTCGACCGCCACGCGCCGGTACGCATCGAGGTGCCCTCGGGCATGGACCGGCGCATCGATTACATCCTGGACGACGATGGCGTCACCCCGCGGCCGCCTGTGCTGGCGGTGAAGCTGCAGGAGCTGTTCGGCCTGGCCGACACCCCGCGCATCGCCGACGGCCGCGTGCCGCTGCTGCTGCACCTGCTCTCCCCCGGCGGCAAGCCGCTGCAGGTCACCGGC
- a CDS encoding TatD family hydrolase: MQLIDIGANLTHESFERDLDAVLERARAAGVVQMVVTGADRAHSPRALELARRHPGFLYATAGVHPHHAVEYTDECDAEMRALQEHPEVVAVGECGLDYNRDFSPRPAQRRAFERQLQIAADLHAAGRSKPLFLHQRDAHDDFLSMMRNFDGQHGPAVVHCFTAERRELFDYLDRDWYIGITGWLCDERRGAHLRELVRHIPHERLMIETDSPYLLPRTLRPMPKDRRNEPAFLAHIVEELARDRGEDVTLTAARATATTRTFFGLPG, translated from the coding sequence ATGCAACTGATCGACATCGGCGCCAACCTGACCCACGAATCCTTCGAGCGCGACCTCGATGCCGTGCTCGAGCGCGCGCGCGCCGCCGGGGTGGTGCAGATGGTGGTCACCGGCGCCGATCGCGCGCACAGCCCGCGGGCGCTGGAACTTGCCCGTCGCCATCCCGGCTTCCTGTACGCCACCGCCGGCGTGCATCCGCACCACGCGGTCGAATACACCGACGAATGCGATGCCGAGATGCGCGCGCTGCAGGAGCATCCCGAGGTCGTGGCCGTGGGCGAGTGCGGGCTGGACTACAACCGCGACTTCTCGCCGCGTCCGGCGCAGCGCCGTGCCTTCGAGCGCCAGCTGCAGATTGCCGCCGACCTGCACGCCGCCGGCCGCAGCAAGCCGCTGTTCCTGCACCAGCGCGACGCCCACGACGACTTCCTGTCGATGATGAGGAACTTCGACGGTCAGCATGGGCCGGCAGTGGTGCACTGCTTCACCGCCGAGCGTCGCGAGCTGTTCGACTACCTGGACCGCGACTGGTACATCGGCATCACCGGCTGGCTGTGCGACGAGCGCCGCGGCGCCCATCTGCGCGAGCTGGTCAGGCACATCCCGCACGAGCGGCTGATGATCGAGACCGACAGCCCCTACCTGCTGCCTCGCACGCTCAGGCCGATGCCCAAGGACCGCCGCAACGAGCCGGCGTTCCTGGCCCACATCGTCGAGGAACTGGCCCGCGACCGCGGCGAGGACGTAACCCTCACCGCTGCGCGCGCCACCGCCACCACCCGCACGTTCTTCGGCCTGCCCGGCTGA